In the Campylobacter sputorum subsp. sputorum genome, AGCAACATACAAATAATCATTTTGTAAATCTAAAATTTTTTTAGCAGCTATTTTATCTAGAGCATAGCAGCAAGCTCTTGTAAAACACCCCTTAGATAGGTCATTTACTAAAAAAAGTTCATCTTTTATATTTTTTGCAAATGCACTATAGCTATCTTGACCACCGCAAATCATAAGAGAATTTTTAGGTAAAATTTCCAAAAAACTCTCCACTTTTTCTATCATTTCATCATCGCCAATAATATCATCTTCAAAAATAAGTGCGATATCGTTGTTGCTTTTTAAAAAAGTCTCATAAACTAACTTATGACTTAAAGCACACCCTACTTCAGCTGGACTTAAAATTTTACCCGCTTTATAAAATGTCGGTGCTATATTTTTATAATAACTTAAAGCATCAAATTCACGCCCATCTATAGCTTCTATAAGTTTAAATTTATCATAAAATTTAGGAAATTCATTCTTTAAAAATTCCCTTCTTTTTTTATCTTTTTTTAAAGATATGAGATAAATTTCATATTTCAATTCTTTGTCCTTTTAAATTTCATAAAAATTTTATTTAAAATAATGGATTTTTCACTT is a window encoding:
- a CDS encoding glycosyltransferase family 25 protein — protein: MKYEIYLISLKKDKKRREFLKNEFPKFYDKFKLIEAIDGREFDALSYYKNIAPTFYKAGKILSPAEVGCALSHKLVYETFLKSNNDIALIFEDDIIGDDEMIEKVESFLEILPKNSLMICGGQDSYSAFAKNIKDELFLVNDLSKGCFTRACCYALDKIAAKKILDLQNDYLYVADDWTRLLADIKLCFCDIFSHPKDLSSSNIQSERDFAKIKISLAKRYEILKYILKTRIISLFSDYKKITKGK